The following proteins are encoded in a genomic region of Vulpes vulpes isolate BD-2025 chromosome X, VulVul3, whole genome shotgun sequence:
- the LOC140596089 gene encoding synaptonemal complex protein 3-like, translated as MPRVGRKRLGRKAPAEPQRVAACDSGRGGSGELSGPEAAAAAEGNNPVADKHGRKRASPGPREEDVGNEIQKMLQGLGGGIKQALLAKRKMFEANAKASLKSTNEKIEQGWKIQQEQRQNLHFKYSQQFLTLFQKWDTDMRRAQEQEAKLAGMFQEQQKILQQARIVQNQRLEKLRNVYKEFLKRSQALDKDHERFLTDEQSEVREEIAKLQNKIMREAQQQELAMVRKSLHSLLF; from the exons ATGCCTCGGGTTGGCAGGAAGCGCCTGGGGAGGAAAGCCCCTGCGGAGCCCCAGAGAGTGGCAGCCTGTGATTCGGGCAGAGGAGGGAGCGGAGAGCTGAGTGGGccagaggctgctgctgctgcggaaG GAAACAATCCAGTAGCCGATAAACATGGGCGAAAGAGGGCTTCTCCCGGACCGCGTGAGGAAGACGTGGG AAACGAAATACAGAAGATGCTGCAAGGACTTGGAG GTGGCATTAAACAGGCTCttcttgcaaaaagaaaaatgtttgaagcAAATGCAAAAGCTTCTCTGAAAAGCACTAACGAAAAAATTGAGCAGGGTTGGAAAATACAGCAAGAACAAAG GCAGAATCTTCATTTCAAATACTCTCAGCAGTTTCTGACTCTCTTTCAGAAGTGGGATACCGACATGAGGAGAGCCCAGGAACAGGAAGCAAAACTAGCT GGTATGTTTCAAGAGCAACAAAAGATTCTGCAACAAGCTAGAATTGTTCAGAACCAGAGGCTGGAAAAATTAAGAAACGtgtacaaagaattcttaaag AGATCACAGGCTTTGGACAAGGACCATGAACGCTTTCTTACTGATGAACAAAGTGAAGTCAGGGAAGAAATCGCCAAGttgcaaaacaaaattatgagGGAAGCT cagcagcaagagcTGGCAATGGTTCGGAAGTCTCTTCATTCCCTGTTGTTCTGA